The sequence below is a genomic window from Desulfovibrio sp. Huiquan2017.
AACTGGCCGGGCCAGAATCGGGTGTCGTCATTGGGATAGGAGGCCAGCAGCCGGATGGTGCCCGTGGTCGTGTCCACCGCGTTGTCCACGGCGGCCAACACTCCGTCCACCGGCGTGGTGCTCGTGCCGGACGGGGTGATGCTGACCCGCATGGGGCCCTGTTTGCGGCGTTCCATGATCTCGCCCAGGTACCGCTCGGGCAGGGTGAAGGAGACATTGATGGGCTTGATCTGGTTGATGACGCAGAGCGTGCGGTCGTCGTTGGCCTTGATGACGTTGCCCACGTTGACCTGGACGATGCCCACCCGTCCCGAGATGGGGGCGCGGATGGCGGCGTAGTCGCGGTCGAGCCGGGCCTGTTCCAGGGCGGCTTCGCCCAGCCGGATGGTGTTCTCCAGCGACGTGGCCTCCGCAAAGGTGTTGTCGTAGGACTCCTGGGCGACCACGTTCAGGTCGCGCAGCCGGGAATAGCGGCGAAGGTCTTCCTTGGCCTTGTTCAGGTGGGCGCGGTCGCGGTCGAGCCGGGCCTGGGCCTCTTTGATGGCCAGGTCGAAGGAACGCGGGTCCACCTGGAAAAGCAGGTCGCCCGCCTCCACGTCCTGGCCGTTTTGGACCAGTTGCCTCTCGATGATCCCGCCCACCCGGGATTTGATCTCCACCGACGCCAGCGGGGTGACGTTGCCCACGGCGGACAGGGTCACGGGCACGTCCTCGCGCACCGCGGCTACGGCCGTGACCGGGACCACGCGCTCCCGTTTGGCTTTCTTGTCGTTGCCCCCGCAAGCCGCGAGGAGTCCCGTTGCGAGGAGGCAGAGCAGCCCGGCCGCAACCGGGCCGAGGACCCATTTTCGGAGCCCGCATCCATGACGATCGAAAACAGATGAGCGAGGCACATGCCCTCCAGGTATGCAGCCCCGCCTCGGGCGGGCGCCGGATGTCCGCCGGCCACCGGGCCTGATGGACGGTTGTTCAATTCATACTGTCCGCGTTTATAATTGCAAAGAAACGCAAACACAATGGGGTCGTCGCCGGGAACTGCTCCCCGTCCGGCTTCGCCGTGTCACCGCCCGGAGAATAGTCAGGCGATCCGGTCTGTTGACGCCATGAAAAAAGTGACGGTGGAACTGGTTCGCCCTCCTCTCTTCCACTACCCCCTATATTCCCTTGCCGCCCCATGCGTGCGGGCGGTGAATGTCTCCGAAATGTTGATCGGGATCAATGTGATGAATTAAATATTCTCCTATGATATGTACGTGAATAGCCAATAGTGGCTTGGAATGTAAGGAGGTATGATAATGACAGTATCCCGTAGAGGATTTTTGGGCGCGTTGGGGATCGCGGGGGCGGCCTCGGCGACACTGCCCGGAAATGCGCAGGCGTGGCAATCCAAGGCGCCGCCCGATCCGTTCGGCTGCCTGGTGGATCTGACCCGCTGCGTGGGGTGCCGGAAGTGCGAGCAGGCGTGCAGCGAGGTCAACGACCTGCCCGAACCCGCCGTGAAGTTCGACGACCTGACCGTGCTCGACGCCAAGCGCCGGCCGGACCAGAACGCTTTCACGGTTATCAACCGGTACTACACCGGGCGCATCGACGAGCGCGATAAACTGGTGCCGACCTTCGTCAAGGTGCAGTGTATGCACTGCCAGGACCCGGCCTGCGTGTCGGCCTGCATCACCGGGGCCCTGACCAAGAAGGAGAACGGGGCGGTCCATTACGACGTGAACAAGTGTATCGGCTGCCGCTATTGCATGGCGGCATGCCCCTTCGAGATCCCGGCCTACGAATACGACAAGCCCATCCTGCCCAGGGTGCGCAAGTGCACGTTCTGCTTCGAGCGCATCAGCAAGGAAGGCGGCAAGCCTGGCTGCGCGTCCATCTGCCCGGTGGAGGCGATCACCTTCGGCAAGCGTTCGGAACTGCTGCGCCTGGCACGGAACCGCATTGAGAGCGACCCGGCCCGGTATATCGACCACATCTACGGCGAACACGAGGTGGGCGGCACGAGTTGGCTGTACATCTCCAACGTGGATTTCAAGAAGGTCGGCTTCCAGGAACTGCCCACGCGGCCCATGCCGCAGACCACGGAGACCATCCAGAGCGCGCTGTTCAGCTACCTGTGGTCCCCGCTGGCCCTGTTCGGGGTCCTGGGGGCGGTCATGGGCGTGACCTCGCGCAAGCATGACAAGGAGAACGGCCATGACGCATAAGCCCGCACCTATCGATCGGCCCTTCTGGACCCCCGGCGTGCTGGTCATGCTCGTCCTGATGATCGGGGCCGGTCTGACCCTCGTCGTCCGCTACACCTACGGCCTGGCCGCCGTGACCAACCTGAGCAACCACTATCCGTGGGGCATCTGGATCGGCCTGGACGTGGCCTCGGGCGTGGCCCTGGCCGCAGGCGGGTTCACCACCGCCTTTCTGGCCCACATCATGGGCCGCCATTACTACGAGGCCGTGACCCGGCCCGCACTGCTGACCGCCGCGCTCGGATACACCTTCGTGGCCCTGGCCGTGACTTTCGACGTGGGCCGCTCCTGGGCCATCTGGAAGCCGGTCTTCTATCAGAATCACACCTCGGCCCTGTTCGAGGTGGCCATGTGCGTCATGGCCTACGTCACCGTGCTGTGGATCGAGTTCATCCCGGTCCTGGCCGAGAGGCTGGGCCGCAAAATCAAGCTACTGGCCTTCCTGGATCGCATCCTGGACAAGACCATGTGGGTCTTCATCATCCTCGGGGTGGTGCTGTCCTGCATGCACCAGTCCAGTCTGGGCACCCTGATGGTTATCGCGCCGACCAAGACGTCGCCGCTGTGGGCCACGCCGCTGCAACCGCTGCTGTTCCTGACCTCCGCCTTTGCCGTGGGCTATCCCATGGTCATCGTGGAGACGACCATCGCCACCACCTCGCTCAAGCTGGAGTCCGAGATGAACGTGCTCGGCCCGCTGTCCAGGATCACCATCCTGCTGCTCGGCGTGTACATGGTCATCAAGCTCGGCGACCTGGTCTCGCGGGGGGCGTACGCCACCCTGCTGGACGGCTCGGCCCAGAGCAACTCCTTCCTGGTGGAGGTGGGACTCGGCGTGATCCTGCCGTGGGTCATGCTCCTTTTCCCGGCGGTGCGCCGTTCGCGCAGGCTGTTGTTCTGCGCGGCCCTGCTCATCGTTTCGGGCGTGATGCTCAATCGGTTCAACGTGTTCGTGGTCTCGTTCAAGGCCCCGTATGCGGAACATCCGTATTACCCGGCCATAGGCGAAATACTGGTCACCGCCGGAGCCGTGGCCACGATCTTCTTCCTTTACAGGCTGATCGTGACTTGGTTCCCGGTGCTTTCCGCCCAACGACAGGAGGTGTCCCGATGATGAGCAAGCTAAATTGGCGGCTGGCCGCCGCCGTTCTGGTCATGCTCCTGGGCGTCGGGGTCTGCGGCTATGCCGCGCCCGCGCCGGATGCCAAGTCCGAGGCCGTGGAAAAGTCCCGCAAGGATCGGGTTCCCATGCCCGCAGGGTGGTCGCCCGAGGATCAGGTCAAGGCCGAGGAGGAGGCGAAAAAGGCGTACCCCTTCGTCAAGGACGTGCTCATGGAGGATCTGCCCCTGCGCCAGCAGCGTCTGCGCGAGATGGGGCTGGGCCTCAAGGACGTCAAGCACAGCTACATGCTGCTCGACAGCCCCTATGTGGACACCTATGAGCGCAAGTACGGGCCGGTGCGCTTCATGCATGCCAAGCATGCGGCCGCCCTGGACGGGGACTGTGCCGCCTGTCACCACTTCCGCCCGGCGGACGAAAAGTCCCCGGAAGCGGTGGCCTGCCGCGCCTGCCACCAGGACAACCGCCAGGAGAACGGCAAGGAGCGCATCGGGCTCAAGGCCGCCTACCACATGCAGTGCATGAACTGCCACGAGAAGATGAAAAAGGGGCCGGTCAGTTGCGAAGGGTGTCACGACAAGCGCCCGGTGGACCACAAGGAACTGGTCAAGCTCCCGGAAAATCCCACCCCGCAGCAGGTCACCCGGGAGTGCCTGCGCTGTCACGAGCAGGCGGGCGAGGACATGCTGACCACGGCCCACTGGCTGTGGCGCGGACCGTCCCCGTACACGGTGGAGCACCGCAAGAGCGTCATGTCCGGCAAGGGCACCACGACTCTGAACAACTTCTGCCTGTCCGCCATCAGCAACGAGAAGCGGTGCACCTCCTGCCACGCCGGTTACGGTTGGAAGGACGACACCTTCGACTTCTCCAACCAGGAAAATATGGACTGCCTGGTCTGTCACGACACCACGGGCAGCTACAAGAAGGCCCCGCCCGCGGCGGGCATGCCCGACCCCAAGGTGGACATGGTCTACGTGGCCAAGAACGTCGGCCCCACCAGCCGCAAGACCTGCGGCGTCTGCCACTTCAGCGGCGGGGGCGGGGATGCTGTCAAGCACGCGGACATGTCGGCCCAGCTGTATTGGCCCGACCGCAACTGCGACGTGCATATGGGCGGTTACGACTTCCAGTGCGTGGAGTGCCACAAGACCCGGAACCACAAGATCTCGGGCCGGTCCACTTCCGTGCCCGTGGCCGAAGGGTCCCGCGCTTGCGAGGACTGCCACACGTCCAAGCCTCACTATGGCGACAGCCTGCTCGACCATCACCTGAACAAACACTGCGAGACCGTGGCCTGCAATACCTGCCATTCGCCCATCTACTCCAAGTGCGCGGCGACCAAGACCTGGTGGGATTGGTCCACGGCGGGCGACAAGCAGCGCGAGGTGCACAAGGACAAGTACGGGAAGCCGGACTACAACTGGATGAAGGGTGACTTCCGCTGGAAAGAGGCGTCACAGCCGGTCTATGAATGGTTCAACGGATTCATGGAGCGCCGCCTGCTGGGCGACCTCATCGAGCCCGAGGCCAAGGGCTTCCGGCCTGGCGAACATCCGACGCCTGCGCAAAAGGCCGCCATGACGGTGACGGACATCACCCGTCCGGTGGGCTCCTTCGGGGACCCGCGCTCCAAGATCACGCCGTTCAAGATCATGGCGGGCATCCAACCCGCGGATGCCGAGTACCGGTATTTGCTGGTGCCGCACCTCTTCCCCTACGGCAAGGACGACGTCTCCGCCTTCTGGAAGGGGACCGACTGGCAGTCCGCGTTCAAGGAAGGCATGGCCAAGGCCGGGCTGCCTTACAGCGGCAAGTATATGTGGGTCGCCACCAACATGTATTGGCGCATCGAGCACGAGGTCATGCCCAAGGAGCACGCCCTGTCCTGTGCGCAGTGCCATGACAGCCTCAAAGGCGAAAAGACCTGCGACCGCTGCCATCAGGATGCCCGCGACGGCCGGTTCCGGGAATTGACGGAAAAGGGCGCGGACTTCGAGCTGCTCCGGATGATGGGCCGCGATGTGGGCGATCTGATCGGCAAGACCGACTACATCGACTTCAAGAAGCTCGGCTACAAGGGTGATCCGATCCTCTACGGCGGACGGTTTACCCGGTTGCCGCTTGGGCAGAGGCCGGAAAAGCGATAGAACGCGTCCGTTTGCGCAAAAATCCGGGCCCGGGGTCGCATGACTCCGGGCCCTTTTGCGTCCGGCGGAACGGGCCGTTGCCAAATGGAGAGGGGGGGGCGCACCGCCGGCCTGTCTGTCTGGAAAAGGTCGTCGTGCAGGCCTTCTCAGAACCTTATGCAAGGCGGTATAAGTTAGTACGTATAGAGTGGACATCTACTTGTATAATCAGACAAATATAATGTCTTTAGATTTGCGGACATGTTCTAGCTCCTCAAGTATGGCTATGTCTGATCCCATTCGTCCATTCCCTATGACCGCTCTCACAATAAGGAGCACGCATGAAACTGTTTGAAAAAGTATCTGTGAAACTGTCTGCTTCGTTTGGGTGTCTTATTTTGCTTTCCATCCTGCTCGGCGTTTTTTCGATCCTGAAATTGAATGTGATAAACAACGATTCAACCACCATGGTCGAAAACTGGATCCCGTCCATAATCAACGTCAATAAGGTCAATACGGCCACGTCGGATTTCAGGATCGCGGAGTTGCAACACACCTTGTCCATCGACGACGAGAGCATGCGGACCTTTGAGGGAAATATGGCGGAGGAGGAGGCGAAGATCAAGCAGGCGTCGGACGCCTATGAACAGCTTCTCTCGAGCGACCGGGAGCGGTCGCTGTTCCATGCCTTTCAAGCGGCCTGGGCGGAATATATGGCGGTTCACAAGAAGTTTCTCGCCCTCTCCAGAGCCAACAAGAACGAGGAAGCCCAAGCTCTTTTGCGCAACCAGTCGCAGGACAAATTCATGGAGGCCAGCTCGGCCCTGGAAGAGCTCATCGCCGAGAATTTCAAGGGAGCGGAGGCGCAGAGCGCCGAGGGTGATGCCAACTACGAGAGCGCCAAGCTCTGGATCAGTTCGATCCTGCTGGGCGTGGTCGCGATCAGCGTCCTGTTGAGCCTTCTCATCATTCGCAGCTTGCTCGGCCAGTTGGGCGAGGAGCCGGTGCTTATCGCCTCCATCGCGCACCGCATCGCCGAAGGCGATCTGACGCTGAACCTGACCCGGAGCAAGCCCGCCGTAGGCGCGTTCGCCGCCATGCAGCAGATGGTGGAAAAACTCCAGGAAGTGGTTTCCAATGTCCGGGAGGCCGCCGACAACGTGGCTTCCGGCAGCACCGAGATCAGCTCCACGGCGGAGGAGATGAGCCAGGGGGCCACGGAACAGGCGGCGGCGGCCGAAGAGGTCTCGGCGAGCATGACCCAGATGGCCGCAAACATCGAGCAGAACACCCAGAACTCCCGGCAGACCGAGGAGATAGCCAGCAAGAGCGCGAACGACGCCACCGAGGGCGGGGAGGCCGTGACCAAGACCGTGGTGGCCATGAAGGAGATCGCCGAGAAGATCACCATCATTGAGGAGATCGCCCGGCAGACCAATCTCCTGGCCTTGAACGCGGCTATCGAAGCGGCCCGCGCGGGAGAGCACGGCAAGGGATTCGCGGTGGTCGCCGCCGAGGTCCGCAAGCTTGCCGAGCGCAGCGGGACGGCCGCGGCGGAAATCAGCGACCTGTCCTCGTCCAGCGTGGAGGTGGCCGAGCGCGCGGGTGCCATGCTGACCAGCCTGGTTCCGAACATCAACAAGACTTCGGACCTGGTGCGGGAAATCACCGCGGCCAGCGACGAGCAGAACAGCGGAGCCGCTCAGATCAGTTCGGCCATCACCCAGCTCGATACGGTCATCCAGCAAAGCGCGTCCTCCACCGAGGAACTGGCCGCCTCCAGCGAGGAACTGGCCGCTCAGGCTCAGGAGTTACAGGCGACCATGTCGTTCTTCAGGGTTTCCGAGGGCGGCCAGAGCCAACCGAGCCGAACTTTGACCCGCGTGACCGAGCGCCGCGCCGCGTTGCCGCACGGCTCCGCCCCGAAGGCGCCCCGGGCCACGAAGCCCAAGCCCCTCGCGTCGGGTGCGGATGACGGTTCGGATCATGGCTTTGAACGGTTTTAATCGGAGAAAGCCATGACGACCGACCATTTTTCCAGACAATATCTGACCTTCGGCATAAACCGCGAGGTCTTCGCCCTGGATATCGCCCGAGTGCGCGAAGTCCTGGAGGTGACCGAGGTTTGCGAACTGCCGAAGACGCCCGACCACATGAAGGGCGTGATCAACCTGCGCGGCCACGCGGTGCCGGTGGTGGACATGCGCGGCAAGCTCGGCCTGGGGCCGGGTGAACGCACCGTGGATACCTGCATTATCATTCTTGAAGCCGGCGACGGGGCCGGGACGTTGGGCGTGATCGTGGATTCGGTCCGCGCGGTGGTGCGCATCGAGTGTGACGACATCGAGCCCGCGCCCAGGGCGGGCGGTTTTCGCCAGGCGGAATATGTCCAGGGGCTCGGCCGCAGCGACGGGCGTTTTATCATCCTTGTGGATGTGGACGCGATCTTTGCCGGGGAGGAGCGGCCTGTTCCGGACCGCACGGGACAGGTCCCGGCAATCGAGGAACCGGCTTCGGCCGCCTGTCCGGTATCCTAGGGAGCGCAATCCCGCGGGAGATAGCCGCCCCCGGTCTTGCCGGACCGGGGGCGGCCTGTCTTTTCGTTGGACGCAGGAAGAGGCCGGGCCGTCCGCAGCCTATGGCGCGACGTCCAGGTCCAGGGTGGCCTCGATCAGCGACTTGGCCCTGACCCCGCCACAACTCGACTTGGAGACCTCGTTGAGCAGGATGAGGACGCGATACGATCCGGGCTCGGCGAAGGTTATGGTCGTTTCCGGATAGCCGGGCCGGACTTTGGGCTTGGCGCCTTTGGGCCGGACCGGGAACTCCACGTTCACGGCGGTGTAGGCCCCCATCGGGAATTGATACCCCTTGAGGTCGAAGACCGCCTTGACGGGCTGTCCCGCCTTGGCGGGCCCTTGCAGGCGGACCTCGCCGCCGGGCGTCGCCGAATGGATTTCGTCGGCCCGGGCCGGACCGGACAGAAGCGCAGCCCAGGCGAAAGCCAGGACGGCGCAGGCCGCGAGCAGGGGGGTGAGGGAGCGTTTCTTCATGGCTTGATCATACGCCCGGTCCGGTATATTGCAAGGCATGGGTATCCATTGGGTATGCGCATGGGAGGCGTCATGAAGAACCGATCCGGCGAGCAGCGGCACTATTGGGACATGCTGATGAACCTGGAGGGGGAGGAGAACTATTTCCTCGAACGCTGGTCCATCCGCATGGAGCAGGCGGGCTACCTGGAACACACCACGGCCAAGCGGGCCGACTGCCTCCTGGCCCTTTCCGATTTTCTGATGCCCATGCGGGAGCACCGCGACCGGGGCATGGCCAATCCGGACTTCCCCTGGCTCATCCGCCATGAAGGGGAGTGGGGACGGCCGCAGATAGAATCCGCCCGGCGGCACCGCATGCGCGGTATCACCGCGGACATGTACATCGGCTGCTTCAAGACCTTCATCCACAGCCTGGTGGACGTCATCGAGAAGATGGACGGCTCCTACGAGAGCAAGGTCCAGGCGCGCCGCCACGTCAAGCTCTACGGGGACGCCCTGGAGGTCCTGTTCGTGCGCGACTGGACGCGCATTTTGCCGGACCTGGCCGCGCAGAAGCTGGATGAGGCCAACAGGCTGCTGACGCTGGAGAAGTGCCGCTACGAGAACATCCTGGACGCCTCGTCCGAGCTTATCCTGGTGGTCGGCGGCGACGGCCGGGTGACCAAGGCCAACCGGGCGGCCCTGGCCGTGCTGGACGCGAAGGAAGCCATCGGTGCGCCCGTCTGGGACGTTTTGTCCGTGGAGGGGCAGTCCCTGGCCGATCTGCTCAAGTATTATCCCGAGGGTACGTCCTGCGAGGTGAATCCGTTCAACGAGACCGTCGTCTACCGCATGCAGATCAACTCCATAGGCAACGTGTCCATGGCCAGCGACGAGTATATGCTCATGCTGACCAACATCACGGCCCACGCGGCCCAGCGCGCGACCCTGGAGCGGGTGGTCTCCGAACGCACCGAGGCCCTGCGCCGGGAAAAGGAGCAGCTTGAGGAGATGAACATCACCCTGCGCAACGTGCTGCAATCCATCGACCGCGAGCGCGCGCAGCTCCTGGGCGAGGTCTCGGCCAAGGTCAACAACCTGGTCCTGCCCGCTCTGGAACGGATCGAGAGCGAAGAGGACGCGGTCATCCGCAAGGGCTACCTGACCGTGGCCAAGGATCAGCTGGGCCGGCTGGCTCCGGGCAGCGGCGGTTCGGATCCACTGCTGCTAAAACTGACCCACATGGAGACCCGTGTGGCCCAGTTTATCCAGGCCGGGCATCCGTCCAAGGAGATCGCGGAGTCCCTGAACATCTCGGTGGAGACGGTCCAGACCCACCGCAAGAATATCCGGCGCAAGCTCGGCCTGCACGGCAAGAGCGTCAGCCTGTACGCCCACCTCAAGACTCTGGGGCTGACTGCCTGATTCTTTCGGAATGGGTAGTTGCTGCTACCCATTCTATCCCCACTTTCCCGTCTGTTGTCCTCTCGCATGATTATCATACTGGGTTAAGCATGATCCCGGTATGTTGTTTAATGGAGGAAAAACATGACGGACGAATCGCATACCTGTGACGAGGCCCGGGCCCTTCGGGAGTTCTTCGCGGCAAGGAATGCGGCGGACCTGAAGCGCGCGGCGGCCGGCATCTCCGATCTTTTTCATTTGACCCTCGCGCCGGACACCGACTGGATCGGCGCGGAATACGATTTCAACCGGCTCTTCGTCGGCCCCATGGCCGTTCCGGCCCCGCCCTACGCCTCGGCCTACCAGTTCGAGCCCACGCTCATGGGCAAGCCGACCATGGATGTGCGCGAGGCCTACCGCGTCCTGGGGCTCCGGGTCCCGGATCAAGGGCGCACCCCGGACGATCATCTGGCTTTCGAACTCGACCTGGCGGCGGCATTGCCGGGTCCGGGCGCGTGTCCGGAGGACGATCCCGCGCTGGCCGAGGTCCGGGAGTGGCTTTTGGGTGAGCACCTGCCGGGGTGGGTCCCCGCTTTCATCGAGGCCGTGCGGACGCAGCCGGAGGTCTGCGAACCCGTAAGCATGGCCATGGACGCTCTTGAAGGTTGGCTCGAAGCCGTTCGCCCCCCGGCAAGGGCAGGCGAGGCATAAAAAAACTTTCAACATGATCTGGAGGAGGATCATATGACAGCGAGAAAATGTATGTTCAGCAGACGGCGCTTCCTGCAAGGGGCGGCCGTGGCGGGCGCGGCGGCCATGCTGCCGTGCTCCCTGCTGGTGCCCGACGAGGCCCGGGCGGCCGCGTTCAGCGAAGGCGACTACCAGACCTTCCGCAACGCCTGTCCGCGCAACTGTTACGACACCTGCAGCATCAAGACCTACGTCAAGGACGGGGTCATCCAATTTATCGAGGGCGCATCCGAGTCCACCTACACGGACGGCGGCCTGTGCGTGAAGGGATACAGCTACACGCGGCGGCCCTACAGCCCGGACCGGGTCAAGTACCCCATGGTTCAGGACGGGCGGCGGTCCGGCAAGTGGCGGCGGGTGTCCTGGGACGAGGCCCTGGACATGATCGCCAGGAAGGTGCTCAAGCTCAAGGAAGAGGACGGCAACCTGCTCGGCCTGGGCATGACAAAATATTCCGGTAACTTCGGCATCACAAACTACGGCGTGGAAGGACTCATGTCCTCGCTGGGCTACACCACCCGTTTCGTCGGCACCCCGTGCTGGCCCGCAGGCATCGACGCCCAGAACTACGACATGGGCAACATGTGGTGCAACGATCCCGAGGACATGGTCAAGGCGCGTTACGTCATCATTTGGGGCGCGAACCCGGCCTGGTGTTCGGTCCATTCCATGAAGTACATCATGGAGGCCAAGCGGCGCGGCGCCAAGGTTGTGGTCGTGGACCCGGTCTTCACCCAGACCGCGGCCAAAGGCGACGTTTACTGGCAGCCCAAGACCGCCTCGGACGGAGCCCTTGCCCTAGGCATGGCCCGGCACATCCTGGACAAGGGACTGGTGGACGAGGACTTCGTCCATACCTACGGCCTCGGCTTCGACGAGTTCGCCGACTACCTGCGCAACAACGTGACCGTGGAATGGGCCGCCGAACAGTCCGGCATCCCGGCCCGTGAAATCATGGAAGTGGCCGAGGAATTCGCCTCGGCCGACCCGGCGACCATCTGGATCGGCTATGGCATGCAGCGCCACACCAACGGCGGGGCATCCGTGCGCTCCATCGACGCGCTCGTAGCCATGACCGGCAACGTCGGCAAGGAAGGCGGCGGCGCGCGCTACGGCCACCTCCAGACCTGGGGCTTCAACTACCACGCCCTGATCCAGAAGCAGCCCGAGGGCTCCAAGGGGTTCCTGGGCGGCGCGGCCAAGGGCGAATTCGACTTCACCAGCGGCTCGGGCGCGAACTATACCGATCGCACCGTGAACATCAACAAGACCGCCCAGGCCATCCTGGACTCCGCCGACCCGGCCATTCGCATGCTCTGGGTCTCCTGCAAGAACCCCTTTGCCCAGGATTTCGACCGGCCCAAGCTGGAAAAGGCCTTCGACAAGCTCGAAATGGTCGTCACCGTGGACCAGTTCTTCAACGAGACCGTGGCCAACTCCGACATCGTCCTGCCGGTGACCACGCTGTTCGAGGAATGGACGGTCAACGTCTCCTATTGGCACTACTGGCTGTCCGTCAACGAGCAGGCCATCAAGCCCATGTTCGAGACCAAGTCCAATATCGAGATCGCGGCGGCCCTGTCCAAGAAGATGAACGAACTGGCCCCGGGCTCCTGCACCTTCCCCCAGGACATCGACACCAGGGAATGGATGGAGAAGGAATTCAACCAGGGCATCTACGACATGTTCGGCATCAGCGACTGGACCGAGCTCAAAAAGGGCCCGGTCAAGGCCAAGCTGGCCTCCTCGGCGGCCTGGAACGACAAGAAGTTCGGCACGCCTTCGGGCAAGTACGAGTTCAAGTCCGAACTGTGCGAACAGCACGGCCACAAGGCGTTGCCCGAGTTCAAGGCCGGACGCGAGCATTATGACAAGTTCCGCCTGCTTACCCCGCATACCAAGTTTGGCCTCCACTCCCAGTTCGTCAATCTGGACTGGATGCACGAATACAACAAGGAACCCTACGTCTACATGCACCCCAAGGCGGCTGCCGGGAAGGGAATCGAGGATCTGGACATGGTCCGCGTGTTCAACAAGGTCGGCGAGCAAAAGGCCCGGGTCAAGCTGACCGACAACGTGACCGAGGACTGCCTGCTCATGTACGAAGCGTGGTTCGGCCGGGGCAACAGCTACAACGTCCAGAACCTGGTGGACGACGAGTCCGCCGACATGGGCGCGTTCAAGGCCGGTGCGCCGGGCGTGGCCATCCACGACCAGTTCGCCGACATCGAGCGGGCGTAAGGAGGATGATATGAAAAAGCAATACGCATTCCATGTGGATACCGAGCGGTGCATCGGCTGCTTCACCTGCGCCATGGCCTGCCGCAACTACTATCATCAGGTGGAGGGCGTGGTCTGGCGGCAGGTCCACCCTCTGAGCGAGGAGATCTATCCCCATCGGGAACGGGCCTTCCTGTCGTTGTCGTGCAACCACTGCGAGCATCCGGCCTGCCTGAACGTCTGCCCGGTGGAGGCGTACACCAAGCGGGAGGACGGCGTGGTCGTCCATCACCAGGAGAAATGCATCGGCTGCGGCAACTGCATCCGCTCCTGTCCCTACGGCGCGCCCAAGTACAATCCGGTGGAAAAGCGCGCCGAGAAGTGCAGCCTCTGCCACGAGCGGCTGGATGCCGGGCTCAAGCCCGCCTGCGTGCAGGCCTGCCCCACGGACGCCTTGCAACTCATCGACCTGGCCGAGTTCACGGAGACCAACGAGGTCCAGTACCCGGCGGGCTACCCCCGGATGGAGGAACTCAATCCGTCCACCCGGTTCGTCCTGCCTCAAACCCCCAAGATGGTCAGGAGGTAGCCATGCAGTCCATGGAAATTCCGCTCGTTCTGTTTACCGTATTCTCCCAGGCGGCCATCGGCCTGACCCTGATGCGCGCGGTGCGCACCACG
It includes:
- a CDS encoding efflux RND transporter periplasmic adaptor subunit; translation: MPRSSVFDRHGCGLRKWVLGPVAAGLLCLLATGLLAACGGNDKKAKRERVVPVTAVAAVREDVPVTLSAVGNVTPLASVEIKSRVGGIIERQLVQNGQDVEAGDLLFQVDPRSFDLAIKEAQARLDRDRAHLNKAKEDLRRYSRLRDLNVVAQESYDNTFAEATSLENTIRLGEAALEQARLDRDYAAIRAPISGRVGIVQVNVGNVIKANDDRTLCVINQIKPINVSFTLPERYLGEIMERRKQGPMRVSITPSGTSTTPVDGVLAAVDNAVDTTTGTIRLLASYPNDDTRFWPGQFARVELTLRTLKNALLLPTGAVLQGMEGPYVYVVKTAEGDPTSGTVEARQVVTSHIVGKRTVVNSGIESGELVVLDGQVSLSPGAKVSIKNERTGDAAQGPVPAGDKQQ
- a CDS encoding 4Fe-4S dicluster domain-containing protein; the encoded protein is MTVSRRGFLGALGIAGAASATLPGNAQAWQSKAPPDPFGCLVDLTRCVGCRKCEQACSEVNDLPEPAVKFDDLTVLDAKRRPDQNAFTVINRYYTGRIDERDKLVPTFVKVQCMHCQDPACVSACITGALTKKENGAVHYDVNKCIGCRYCMAACPFEIPAYEYDKPILPRVRKCTFCFERISKEGGKPGCASICPVEAITFGKRSELLRLARNRIESDPARYIDHIYGEHEVGGTSWLYISNVDFKKVGFQELPTRPMPQTTETIQSALFSYLWSPLALFGVLGAVMGVTSRKHDKENGHDA
- the nrfD gene encoding NrfD/PsrC family molybdoenzyme membrane anchor subunit, translated to MTHKPAPIDRPFWTPGVLVMLVLMIGAGLTLVVRYTYGLAAVTNLSNHYPWGIWIGLDVASGVALAAGGFTTAFLAHIMGRHYYEAVTRPALLTAALGYTFVALAVTFDVGRSWAIWKPVFYQNHTSALFEVAMCVMAYVTVLWIEFIPVLAERLGRKIKLLAFLDRILDKTMWVFIILGVVLSCMHQSSLGTLMVIAPTKTSPLWATPLQPLLFLTSAFAVGYPMVIVETTIATTSLKLESEMNVLGPLSRITILLLGVYMVIKLGDLVSRGAYATLLDGSAQSNSFLVEVGLGVILPWVMLLFPAVRRSRRLLFCAALLIVSGVMLNRFNVFVVSFKAPYAEHPYYPAIGEILVTAGAVATIFFLYRLIVTWFPVLSAQRQEVSR
- a CDS encoding tetrathionate reductase family octaheme c-type cytochrome encodes the protein MLLGVGVCGYAAPAPDAKSEAVEKSRKDRVPMPAGWSPEDQVKAEEEAKKAYPFVKDVLMEDLPLRQQRLREMGLGLKDVKHSYMLLDSPYVDTYERKYGPVRFMHAKHAAALDGDCAACHHFRPADEKSPEAVACRACHQDNRQENGKERIGLKAAYHMQCMNCHEKMKKGPVSCEGCHDKRPVDHKELVKLPENPTPQQVTRECLRCHEQAGEDMLTTAHWLWRGPSPYTVEHRKSVMSGKGTTTLNNFCLSAISNEKRCTSCHAGYGWKDDTFDFSNQENMDCLVCHDTTGSYKKAPPAAGMPDPKVDMVYVAKNVGPTSRKTCGVCHFSGGGGDAVKHADMSAQLYWPDRNCDVHMGGYDFQCVECHKTRNHKISGRSTSVPVAEGSRACEDCHTSKPHYGDSLLDHHLNKHCETVACNTCHSPIYSKCAATKTWWDWSTAGDKQREVHKDKYGKPDYNWMKGDFRWKEASQPVYEWFNGFMERRLLGDLIEPEAKGFRPGEHPTPAQKAAMTVTDITRPVGSFGDPRSKITPFKIMAGIQPADAEYRYLLVPHLFPYGKDDVSAFWKGTDWQSAFKEGMAKAGLPYSGKYMWVATNMYWRIEHEVMPKEHALSCAQCHDSLKGEKTCDRCHQDARDGRFRELTEKGADFELLRMMGRDVGDLIGKTDYIDFKKLGYKGDPILYGGRFTRLPLGQRPEKR